In Triticum aestivum cultivar Chinese Spring chromosome 5B, IWGSC CS RefSeq v2.1, whole genome shotgun sequence, the following proteins share a genomic window:
- the LOC123112349 gene encoding uncharacterized protein → MMNRQFANMIVHNYPKGVYSLRRINLMEHLFYPSTEAAQKAEANKKGWLSTMLKGSPKQRLPKTNINFSSLPNMADLTARHFFSLLKGQGEGSVMFVSPNVHTMMYDTSTDFVFGMPQANFCKQSDSISLSITRRGYGQEYHELYVIGKGEDGGLFEVLKYTRTTDLSKPPWYWRPLPCPPLFPQCLPGGNSKVCAPSAAVVLDATTICASSVDAGACAFFDTVTREWRQAGSWVLPVHGAAEYVPEFGLWFGLDDAIGNPNHCLRAFDFDSSRQPVVRHSWSYLSRLPDECLPRQRHLLNMGSGKFCIATSFRNLLRHTSCAPLDGAVDELTILTGVEVVRDVNGFQIIKHKSECYSLEDNRIQCVL, encoded by the coding sequence ATGATGAATCGTCAGTTTGCGAATATGATAGTACACAATTACCCCAAGGGAGTTTATTCCCTGCGCCGTATCAACCTCATGGAGCATCTCTTCTACCCTTCAACAGAAGCTGCCCAAAAAGCAGAAGCCAATAAGAAGGGATGGTTATCCACCATGTTGAAAGGGAGCCCCAAGCAGCGTCTGCCCAAGACGAACATCAACTTCTCATCACTGCCTAACATGGCCGACTTAACGGCCAGACATTTCTTCTCCCTGCTGAAAGGGCAGGGGGAGGGCTCTGTCATGTTCGTCAGCCCTAACGTCCACACGATGATGTACGACACTAGCACGGACTTTGTCTTTGGCATGCCCCAAGCCAACTTCTGTAAGCAGAGCGACTCAATCTCCCTGTCCATCACTCGGCGGGGCTATGGCCAAGAATACCACGAGCTGTATGTCATAGGCAAAGGAGAGGACGGTGGCTTGTTTGAGGTCTTGAAATATACCAGGACAACTGATCTGAGCAAACCGCCTTGGTACTGGCGACCTCTGCCCTGCCCGCCATTGTTTCCGCAGTGCCTGCCTGGCGGCAACAGCAAAGTTTGTGCTCCCTCTGCAGCGGTCGTGTTGGATGCCACCACAATATGTGCCTCATCCGTGGATGCCGGAGCCTGCGCCTTCTTTGACACGGTAACCCGCGAGTGGAGACAGGCTGGCAGCTGGGTGCTGCCCGTCCATGGTGCGGCAGAGTATGTCCCTGAGTTTGGCCTCTGGTTTGGCCTCGACGATGCCATTGGCAACCCCAACCATTGCCTGCGTGCTTTTGACTTCGATTCCTCCAGGCAACCGGTGGTGCGGCACTCCTGGAGCTATCTCAGCCGCCTGCCGGATGAGTGCTTGCCACGGCAGAGGCACCTGCTAAACATGGGCTCAGGTAAGTTCTGCATCGCCACCAGCTTTCGGAATCTCTTGAGGCACACCTCGTGCGCACCACTTGATGGTGCGGTCGATGAGCTTACCATCTTGACCGGTGTGGAGGTGGTGCGCGATGTCAATGGTTTCCAGATCATCAAGCACAAGTCTGAATGTTACAGTTTGGAGGACAATAGAATCCAATGCGTGCTCTGA
- the LOC123112350 gene encoding uncharacterized protein, with protein sequence MNREFANVIVRGSTSSSKFYSLLRVNLKQHLFHRSAAAAEKARPSTIPSLEPLPEHKINFSTPPNTEGTTDLHFFSLLKGQAEGRVMFADPCANPVMYDIDMDAVVAMPETNFCKQRDSISLSMTRPGSQDDEQHYVLSKEPENVLFEVLEYERNGSARGPSAGTQRRWHWQHLPSPPMRGPYLHDLHMRAVFHPSAAAVVDETTLCVSSVEAGAYAFDTVEGEWRQAGSWALPFHGAAKYVPELGLWFGFNATIGNTHHCLGAFDLSSWPPVEHRSWNYLDPLPDEWSTWQRHLLNLGSGKFCIATSFQNIECRTPCNSAGYPLHGLDDEMVVNDLTILTGVEVVRCGVGLKMINHKSKRLEGIEIHCVL encoded by the coding sequence ATGAATCGTGAGTTCGCCAACGTCATAGTGCGCGGATCAACCTCAAGCAGTAAATTTTACTCGCTGCTCCGGGTCAACCTCAAGCAGCACCTCTTCCACcgctcagcagcagcagcagaaaagGCGAGGCCATCGACGATCCCGAGCTTGGAGCCTCTGCCCGAGCACAAGATCAACTTCTCGACGCCGCCAAACACGGAGGGCACAACGGACTTGCACTTCTTCTCCCTGCTGAAAGGGCAGGCAGAGGGCCGTGTCATGTTCGCCGACCCTTGCGCCAATCCCGTGATGTACGACATTGACATGGACGCCGTCGTTGCCATGCCGGAGACTAACTTCTGCAAACAGAGGGACTCAATCTCCTTGTCCATGACCAGGCCTGGGAGCCAAGACGACGAGCAGCACTATGTCTTGAGCAAAGAACCGGAGAATGTCTTGTTTGAGGTCTTGGAGTACGAGAGGAACGGCTCCGCCAGGGGTCCATCCGCTGGGACTCAACGGAGGTGGCACTGGCAACATCTGCCCTCGCCGCCGATGCGTGGACCCTACCTGCATGACCTCCACATGAGAGCGGTCTTCCACCCCTCCGCGGCGGCGGTGGTCGATGAGACGACTTTGTGTGTGTCGTCTGTGGAAGCCGGAGCCTATGCCTTTGACACGGTGGAAGGTGAGTGGAGGCAGGCTGGAAGCTGGGCGCTGCCCTTCCATGGCGCGGCCAAGTACGTCCCTGAACTCGGCCTCTGGTTTGGCTTCAATGCTACCATTGGCAACACCCACCACTGCCTGGGTGCCTTCGACCTGTCTTCCTGGCCGCCGGTGGAGCACCGCAGCTGGAACTATCTCGATCCGCTGCCCGACGAGTGGTCGACATGGCAGAGGCACCTACTGaaccttggctcaggcaagttctgcATCGCCACCAGCTTTCAAAATATCGAGTGCCGCACACCATGTAATTCAGCAGGCTACCCTTTACACGGGCTAGATGATGAGATGGTGGTCAATGACCTTACCATCTTGACAGGCGTCGAGGTTGTGCGCTGTGGCGTCGGGCTCAAGATGATCAACCACAAGTCTAAACGCCTTGAAGGCATTGAAATCCACTGCGTGCTCTGA